In Candidatus Electrothrix scaldis, the genomic window AAAGGCGAATTCGTTCAGGTGCAATAACAGAGTATGAAGATAGCACTTGCGCAAATCAACCCGATCATCGGGGCTTTTATGTATAACCGAGATCGGGTTGTTGAGCGAATCAGGCAGGCAGAAGAGGCAGGCTGTGGCCTGATCATTTTTCCGGAATTGACACTGTGCGGTTACCCGCCCCAGGATCTCCTTGAACGTCCTGCCTTTCTCCAGGCCCATGATGAGATGCTGGAGGAACTCGTCGCTTCTGTGGGTGAAATTGGGGTGATCCTCGGGGTACCGGAGCAGCGGCAGGGGAAAGGTAAGCCGCTCTATAATTCTGCCCTGCTGATCCATCAGGGCAGGGTGCTGCATCGGGTGCGCAAGCAACTTCTGCCTACCTATGATGTCTTTGATGAAAGCCGCTATTTTGAGCCCGGTCCCCCCTCTTTACCCTTCTCCTTTCAGGGGCTGCGTCTGGGCCTGACTATCTGCGAGGACATCTGGCCCAGCCAGTATCCTCTGGATCCGGTGGCTTCCCTGCTGCAAGGGCATGACGGACTTGATCTCCTGATCAATATTTCGGCCTCGCCCTATCATCATGGCAAACTGGCTGAGCGCAATCTCCTGTTGACCAGCCTGTGCCGAGAGAACCATCTTTCCCTGCTCTATGTGAATCAGGTTGGTGGGCAGGATTCCCTGATCTTTGACGGTCATTCCCTGGCCTTGAATACCCAGGGAGAAGTCCACGCTGCGGCCTCTGGTTTTGCGGAAGAGCTGGTGATGGTGGAGTTGGAGGGACTGGGTGCTCCAGCTGGGAAACAGGTCCTGCCCGAAGACTCTGTTGCTCAGGTGGAAAAAGCCCTGGTCCTGGGGCTACGGGATTATCTTCATAAGATAGGTTTTAAGCAGGCTGTGATCGGCCTGTCCGGGGGGATAGATTCGGCAGTCACCGCTGTCCTGGTAGCCTTGGCCTTGGGCCCGGAAAACGTCCTGTGCGTGGCCTTACCTTCTCCTTATACAGCCCAGATGAGCATTGATGATGCGGCTGCATTAGCCAAGAATCTGGGATGTGCTTTTGAGCTGCTGCCCATTGCTTCGGCAATGGAGGCCTATAGTTCGATGTTGGCTCCCCTCTTTGCGGGCCGGGAGGAAGATGTGACTGAACAGAATCTTCAGGCTCGGATCAGGGGGAACCTACTCATGGCCCTGTCGAATAAATTCGGCAGTCTCCTGCTGACCACGGGTAATAAGTCGGAAATGGCTGTGGGCTATTGCACCCTGTACGGTGATATGAGCGGAGGGCTGGCCGTGCTGGCCGACGTGCCCAAGGTTATGGTCTATGAGCTGGCTCGCTGGATGAACAGGGCAGGGGAGGTGATCCCGGAGCGGATCATCACCCGTCCGCCCTCAGCGGAGCTTAAACCGGATCAGGCGGATCAGGATGATCTGCCGCCCTATGAGGTGCTGGATCCCATCCTTAGCGCCTATCTGGAAGAACATTTGAGCATTGAGGAAATC contains:
- a CDS encoding NAD+ synthase codes for the protein MKIALAQINPIIGAFMYNRDRVVERIRQAEEAGCGLIIFPELTLCGYPPQDLLERPAFLQAHDEMLEELVASVGEIGVILGVPEQRQGKGKPLYNSALLIHQGRVLHRVRKQLLPTYDVFDESRYFEPGPPSLPFSFQGLRLGLTICEDIWPSQYPLDPVASLLQGHDGLDLLINISASPYHHGKLAERNLLLTSLCRENHLSLLYVNQVGGQDSLIFDGHSLALNTQGEVHAAASGFAEELVMVELEGLGAPAGKQVLPEDSVAQVEKALVLGLRDYLHKIGFKQAVIGLSGGIDSAVTAVLVALALGPENVLCVALPSPYTAQMSIDDAAALAKNLGCAFELLPIASAMEAYSSMLAPLFAGREEDVTEQNLQARIRGNLLMALSNKFGSLLLTTGNKSEMAVGYCTLYGDMSGGLAVLADVPKVMVYELARWMNRAGEVIPERIITRPPSAELKPDQADQDDLPPYEVLDPILSAYLEEHLSIEEIVARGFAQATVEDIVRRIRINEHKRKQAPLGLKVTSKAFGYGRRYPIVHGFTG